In a genomic window of Nitrospirota bacterium:
- the rplE gene encoding 50S ribosomal protein L5, whose amino-acid sequence MREVYVQKVVPALMKEFGYKNIMQVPKLERIVLNVGMGEAIQNVKLLESAATELGLITGQKPLITKARKAIATFKLRQGMPIGTKVTLRSRRMWEFFDRLVTLSLPRIRDFRGVSPKSFDGRGNYTLGLKEQLIFPEIKYDEVASIHGMDITIVTTARTNDEGRALLKHLGMPFRT is encoded by the coding sequence ATGCGCGAGGTGTATGTGCAGAAGGTTGTGCCTGCGCTCATGAAGGAGTTCGGCTACAAAAATATCATGCAGGTCCCGAAGCTTGAACGGATCGTCTTGAATGTGGGGATGGGAGAAGCGATTCAGAATGTGAAGCTGCTGGAGAGTGCCGCTACAGAGTTGGGCCTGATTACAGGCCAGAAGCCGCTGATTACGAAAGCAAGGAAAGCCATTGCCACCTTCAAGTTGCGCCAAGGCATGCCGATTGGCACCAAGGTTACGTTGCGTAGCCGCAGAATGTGGGAGTTTTTTGATCGTCTCGTGACGTTGTCGTTGCCACGGATTCGAGACTTCAGGGGTGTGTCGCCAAAGTCGTTCGACGGGAGAGGCAATTACACGCTTGGGCTCAAAGAACAGCTCATTTTCCCGGAGATAAAATACGATGAGGTTGCTTCCATCCATGGGATGGATATCACGATTGTGACAACCGCCAGGACCAATGATGAGGGCCGGGCGTTATTGA